From one Acidibrevibacterium fodinaquatile genomic stretch:
- the metW gene encoding methionine biosynthesis protein MetW, whose translation MRVDLELIAGMIAPKTRVLDIGCGEGTLIAHLFHTKACDARGIEIDMREVTQAVAHGLPVMQGNADSDLAHYPDGAFDYVVLSRTLQAVGRPREVLRQMLRIGARAVVSFPNFGHWRVRWQLLTRGRMPMTATWDRMWYETPNIHPCTIRDFFELCAADGYAVERWLAADDAGRRAPWRRAPWLANLFGEQAVFLLRARR comes from the coding sequence CTGCGCGTCGATCTCGAACTGATCGCCGGCATGATCGCCCCCAAAACCCGCGTTCTCGATATCGGCTGCGGCGAGGGGACGCTGATCGCGCATCTCTTTCACACCAAAGCCTGTGACGCGCGCGGCATCGAGATCGACATGCGGGAAGTAACGCAAGCGGTGGCGCACGGCTTGCCGGTGATGCAGGGGAATGCCGACAGCGACCTCGCCCATTATCCTGATGGCGCCTTCGACTATGTCGTGTTGTCACGAACCTTGCAGGCGGTCGGGCGGCCGCGCGAGGTCTTGCGCCAGATGCTGCGGATCGGCGCGCGCGCGGTGGTGAGCTTTCCCAATTTCGGCCATTGGCGGGTGCGCTGGCAATTGCTCACGCGCGGGCGGATGCCGATGACCGCGACCTGGGACCGGATGTGGTATGAGACGCCCAACATCCATCCCTGCACCATCCGTGATTTTTTCGAACTCTGCGCCGCCGACGGTTATGCGGTGGAGCGTTGGCTCGCCGCCGATGATGCGGGGCGGCGGGCGCCATGGCGGCGGGCGCCGTGGCTTGCCAATCTGTTCGGCGAGCAGGCGGTGTTCCTGCTCCGCGCGCGACGGTGA